The region CGTTCCAGCGCTACAAGGCCGGTTTGGATGGTTTCCAACAGTCCGTAAGGTACTAACAGTTCGGCTAAAGCATTGATTTTTCCCTCGTCACCGGTTATTTCAAGGGTTACCGTAGTGCCGGAAATATCAACGACATTTGCCCGGAAAATTTCGGCAAGCTTGAGGACTTCGGTGCGGTTATCGCCGGCCTTGACCTTTAGGAGGGCCATACCCCGCATCACCGAATGGTCAAGCGGTAATATCTGCACAGCTACTACTTCCACCAATTTTTCAATTTGCTTTTTTACCTGATCAACAAATGCCTCATTACCGCGAACGGTTACCGTGATCCGGGAAAAATCAGGATCTTGCGTGACGCCCACTGTCAGGCTGTCAATATTAAACCCCCGCCGGGAAAACATGCCGGCCACTCTTACCAGAACCCCCGGCTGATTGTGTACCAACACGGAAAGAACGTTTGACTGCACTATTACCACTCCTCTCATAAAATATAAAACGCCCCTATGTCAGGATCATTCTGACATAGGGGCGCCTATCGCGCGGTACCACCCTACTTTGGGCTCTTACGCCACAAACCTTTGCTCATGGCCTACCGGGTAACGGTCGGCGCCGCTATTGCTTAAAACATACTGTGTACAAAACACAATACATACTTCGGCAACAGAGTTCTTGGGTGAGCATCGTCCCAACCTCCTGCACCGGTTCGCACCGACCACCGGCATCTCTGAGCAGGATTACGCTGAGCTTTAATCCCAATCATTACCATTCCCATTATTTTGCTGAAAAAAAGTGAAACAAATAGGCCCTGATTAAAGTTTCCCTTTTAACAAAGTAAGAAACTTTCCGCAGAGCCTTTTATACTCACGGTGTAACACAGCATTAAGCTATGTTTTGCGTCGCTCGGCCCAGTCCTGTTAACCAGCGGAACCCTAGACGCACTTCCTTACGCAACATGTAACTTTGTATACATTATGCCAGTACCCATGTGCTTTGTCAAGAGTTTTTTTCATGTTACATATTACACCAAAACTACTTTACCAATAAAAATCGGGAGCTGAACCTAGTTCATCACGGTATGGTTCACTTTTTTGGCTCTCACCGTTAATTAGCCGTTCGGCCAAAGTCAAATTGTCCACTTTTAATACTACCCGGGCCTTTTCGGATGAATTAGCGGCAAAAGCATATACATATTCAACATTAACGCCGGCAGCACTCAGCTTATTAAGCTGTTCAAACAAACTGCCCGGATAATCGGTTACTAAGATGGCAAGCACCGGTGTAGCCTTGACGGTAAATCCAGCCCCTCGTAAAATGTGTTGTACTTTTTCCGGTTCATTTACAATAATTCTGAGAATGCCAAAGTCGGCAGTATCGGCTAACGCCATTGCCCGCATATTGATTTCGTGCGCATTAAGCACTCCCAATACTTCGGCCAGCGTCCCCGGCCGGTTTTCCACAAATACCGACAGTTGATTAATAATCATGCCGAACCTCCTATATTTTTCTATTGTCAATAACCCGCTTGGCCTTACCTTCACTCCGCTCAATGGTTTTCGGCCCGACAAGGCGCACCGTGGCCGAAACATTAAGTACGCTGGCCAATTCAGCCTTAATTTTTCCTTCTAAGTGCTCCAAACCGCGCACTTCGTCGGAGAACATGGCTTCAGTTATTTCTACCAGGACAGTAAGATGATCAAGGTTGTCCTTACGGTCAACAATAAGTTGGTAATGGGGCGATGTTTCGCCAATGCTTAACAGCACGCTTTCAACTTGCGACGGGAAAACGTTAACGCCGCGAATGATCAGCATATCGTCACTCCGTCCGAGCACTTTGCTCATCCTTACCAGAGTGCGGCCGCAGGCGCATTTCTCCCGGTGCAGGACAGTCAGGTCCCGTGTCCGGTAACGAATCATCGGCATGCCTTCTTTAGTGAGCGTGGTAATGACTAACTCACCTTTCTCACCATCTGGCAACACTTCACCGGTTACCGGATTGATGATTTCCGGGTAGAAATGGTCTTCACTAATATGCAGGCCATCTTGAACACAGCATTCAATTGCAACACCTGGACCAATGATTTCACTTAACCCGTAAATGTCAATAGCCCGAATGCCCAGCTGGGACTCTATCTCCTGGCGCATGCGTTCAGACCATGGCTCTGCTCCAAATACCCCTACCTTGAGTGAGGTTTCGCGGGGATCAATGCCCATCTCACGCATTGTTTCCGCAAGATATAACGCGTAAGACGGCGTGCATGCCAGCGCTGTAGTGCCGAAATCTTTCATTAACATAATTTGTCTGGCAGTATTGCCGCTGGATATCGGAATTACGGAGGCGCCAAGAAGTTCAGCACCATAATGAATGCCCAAACCGCCGGTAAATAACCCATAACCGTAAGCCACCTGAATGCACGACTGCCTGCTAAGACCTGCCGCCACAAGTGATCTGGCAGCTACTTCTGACCAAATACCAATATCGCGCTTAGTATAGCCGACAACTGTGGGTCTGCCAGTGGTGCCGCTGGAGGCATGAATCCGGACAATCTCGGACATCGGAACGGCGAACAGTCCGTAAGGATAATTATCGCGCATATCCTGCTTTGTTGTAAACGGCAGCTTTCTAATATCCTCTAATGTGGCAACATCTTCGGGCAGCAGTCCCTCAGCCTGCATTTTGGAGCGGTAAAACGGCTGCTGTCGGTACAATCTGTCAACAATCTCTTTCAGCCGACCGGTCTGGAGGCTGGTCATTTCCTCACGTTCCATGGTTTCCGCCGGCTTGTTCCAATACGTATTCATTTCTCCTCCCCCTCCGAAAAAGAAAAAACCCCGCAAAAAGTCCTTGGTAGGAACTTTCCGCTAGGGTTTTTTTTACCCACGGTGTGACCCATTCGGGCCTTGCGCCGCTCGGACCAGTCGCAGAATACTGCCGGAACCCTAGGCACACTTCCACATTGCTGCATGTATACAGTATTTCGTGGAATATGATACCAGTAAGCAAGGACAAAGTCAAGCAATAATTATCCGGTAGCTCACCGCTCCTGATACCCCGCTTCTTTAAGCAAACTCCGCTTTGTCCCAGGTTTTACCCTGAAGTATCTTATGGTATTATAGGATAAAGGATACATACATGACGAGGTGATAACTCTTGAAAAAAACCATCGCACTCATAGCCCATGACCGCAAAAAAGATGAAATGCTTAAATTCGTTTTAGAAAACAAAGAACTGCTGTCATGTCATACTTTAATAGCAACCGCCACTACCGGAAAAATTATCAAAGAACATGCTGCTCTGGAAGTTACCACTTACTTATCCGGACCTTTAGGCGGCGACCAGCAAATTGGTGCTCGTATCGCCTGTCACGAAGTTGATGCCGTCTTCTTCTTACGCGACCCGCTTACTGCCCAGCCGCATGAACCGGATATCACCGCCCTCCTGCGCGTCTGCGACGTCCATAACATTCCGGTAGCTACCAACGTAGCAAGCGCCGGCCTAATACTACGTTGTCTGAAAGGTGAATAATTATAGAGTACACTTAGTAAATAACCATCCGCATAGCGGGCGGTCATTTACTTCCCGGTGGAGATACGCGGGACCGTACCGAAACTCTTTTGTTTACCAGAATGTACGAGGCATAATGCGTTCTAATTTCCAGACCGGGTTCCCCATACAGTCAACAGGTCCGATTTTCTCGGCAATTTCAGCTACGGCGGCAGTAGCTACCACCGGTACACCGATGCGCCTGGCCGCCTCGGTTACGCCTTCGGCGCCGCGCTGTACGATTTCAACAGTGGTCTCTTCCGCCATGTGGGTATTATTAAGTACAGCATCCACCCGTCCCAGTGTTGATACATAATCCAAAATATTATCGACTGTGGAGGTAAATGGCCGGGACATATTAAGCACGGCAATAATTTTAAGGTACGGGTTTTCAAATGCACCCTCCACCAGGTTAAAAATCCTGGCGCCATGTACACCATAGCCAACATCCATGATAATGTTGCCCTTGCGTCTCAGTATCCAGCGCATTGAGGCTTTAATAACATTACCGGCTTCACCTAGTCCGGTAGTGTCTCGCGTCTCCCACGCCACTACCTCAATGCCCATTTCTTCAAGTTCCTTTTTGATAGGCCGGAGCGTGTAGCACGGCTCAACAGTATCCAAGTCTACAATTGTTACCGGTAATCCTTGTTTTTTTAGATAAACGGCCCGGTTCACGGCGTTTTCACTTTTACCACTCGCGTATTCGCCCACATATGCTTCGATGATTGGTTCCGGAAGCAGTGTATCTTTTACAGTATCCAAGTATTTATGCACTCCTTGTTCAAAAAAACTCTAACTTTATAATACAAAAATAAAGAAAACATGGCTTGCGCCGAGCCTTTGGCGAAAGCGGAAGCCTGAATATTACTCTGATTATCGGCAAAATTCAGCGCTAGCCAATAAATATTTTAAACAAAATCAGCAAAATAACTCCCGGCAGCCCTAAAAAACCGGCAATGAGTGCCGTAATTGGGTTAATGCCAATATTGAATCCTATGTAGCTGCCGACAAAATTAACAGCCCAAAGCATTACCCCGCCCACCAGGCCGTTATAGATTAGCTTAAATACCAGTTTAATAGGCATTAAGAACATTCGTCCGATGAGATAAATTAAAATAATCCCGAAAGCATATGCAATAATAACATTGAGTTCTAAACCTGCCAACGGCATTCCCTAGACCTCCTTCAACGAGTCACAGTTCTCCTTATTAATTCTACCATTTCATAGTACCCGTCGTACAGCACCAGATTCGATAATTGCCGAAATACTTACGCCACCCGGGTATGTGACACCTTCAACACGGGCCTTGCGCAATAGATAAACATATTTACGCTCAGCAGCTTTAATCAAAAACACAGCGTAGTCGACCAAATCCGGATCGGTTACCATGTTATAATACTCTTGCGCATACAGCCACTCCCGTCTCGCTTGTTCTATTATTTCGGTCATACCAGGAAGTTTCTTTATTGGCTCGGTATCATAAAGACCTAATAATCTCCGCCATGCCGCCATATTCCTATCCCTCCAAGCTATAAGGCTTTACCACAATATATGGCGGCAAGTCCCAAATATTACTAAAAAATACCGGATATAATCCGGTATTTTTCATACTCATTGTCTGAACGGTGAACAGCGAATCCCTTCATGCCTGGCGCGTTTTAGTAAATATGTATATTTTTTTTCAGCGGCTTGCATAAGGTAGGACGCATGATCAACCAAGTCGGCATCTGACACATTATCGTAGTAGTTTTGGGCATTAAGCCATTCTTGTCTGGCTTGCTCAAGCTGCTGGGTCAAAGACGGCAAACACTTAGCTTCCGGTTCATGCTGCTGCATAAAGTAGCTGACCAAATTCATAAAAGCGGTTTTCATATACATCTCCCCCTGTTTATTTGACAGCTAACCGCCACTAACCCGCCGTTTCTTGCGCGGGATAAGCAGCGCCAAGCTCTGGATAAGTTCAACTAGCCTCAGTGGGTGCTAAATACTCCCTCTGAGGCAGGTTTCATTTTATCCGATGACCAAGCCGCCCTAAGCCTCCCACCTTCTATAAGTAGGAGTTAAGAGCGGCTAAGTCCCTGGATAAGTTCGACTAAACTTCAGATAAGGTAAAAAACCTGCCTGAAGCTAAGTCTCTCTTTATAGTATTCCCATAAACAGGGTGGATAAAACAACGCCCTTATATTTCCCGGCGATTTTCGAGAGCCTTAGCTAGTGTTACTTCGTCCGCGTATTCAAGGTCACCGCCCACCGGCAATCCATGGGCAATACGGGTAACTTTGACTCCCAGCGGCTTTAACAGTTTGGCAATATACATGGCTGTTGCCTCGCCTTCAACATCCGGATTGGTAGCCATAATAACTTCCTGAACTCCCTGGCCAACACGGCCAAGAAGTTCTTTTATTCTGATATCATCCGGCCCCACGCCTTCTAACGGCGATAGTGCTCCGTGCAATACATGATAGAGTCCCCGGAATTCACGGGTACGTTCCATCGCGGTTACATCTTTGGGGTCTTCAACGACACATACCACCGACCTGTCACGCCCCTCAGCCCGGCAAATCTGGCAAGGGTCGGAATCAGTCAGGTCAAAGCAAACCGAACAGTAGCCCACTTTCTCTTTGGCTTCAACAATTGCTTCTGCCAGTGCCGCTGCCTGATTTTTATCCATTTTGAGTACATGATAGGCCAGGCGGGTCGCAGATTTCGGGCCAATGCCAGGCAATCGGCGAAATTGTTCAACCAGCTTGGCGATTGGTGCAATATAGCTCATGGATTAAAACATTCCTGGCGG is a window of Sporomusaceae bacterium ACPt DNA encoding:
- the recR gene encoding Recombination protein RecR, with translation MSYIAPIAKLVEQFRRLPGIGPKSATRLAYHVLKMDKNQAAALAEAIVEAKEKVGYCSVCFDLTDSDPCQICRAEGRDRSVVCVVEDPKDVTAMERTREFRGLYHVLHGALSPLEGVGPDDIRIKELLGRVGQGVQEVIMATNPDVEGEATAMYIAKLLKPLGVKVTRIAHGLPVGGDLEYADEVTLAKALENRREI
- the mgsA gene encoding Methylglyoxal synthase, producing MKKTIALIAHDRKKDEMLKFVLENKELLSCHTLIATATTGKIIKEHAALEVTTYLSGPLGGDQQIGARIACHEVDAVFFLRDPLTAQPHEPDITALLRVCDVHNIPVATNVASAGLILRCLKGE
- the paaK gene encoding Phenylacetate-coenzyme A ligase, with the translated sequence MNTYWNKPAETMEREEMTSLQTGRLKEIVDRLYRQQPFYRSKMQAEGLLPEDVATLEDIRKLPFTTKQDMRDNYPYGLFAVPMSEIVRIHASSGTTGRPTVVGYTKRDIGIWSEVAARSLVAAGLSRQSCIQVAYGYGLFTGGLGIHYGAELLGASVIPISSGNTARQIMLMKDFGTTALACTPSYALYLAETMREMGIDPRETSLKVGVFGAEPWSERMRQEIESQLGIRAIDIYGLSEIIGPGVAIECCVQDGLHISEDHFYPEIINPVTGEVLPDGEKGELVITTLTKEGMPMIRYRTRDLTVLHREKCACGRTLVRMSKVLGRSDDMLIIRGVNVFPSQVESVLLSIGETSPHYQLIVDRKDNLDHLTVLVEITEAMFSDEVRGLEHLEGKIKAELASVLNVSATVRLVGPKTIERSEGKAKRVIDNRKI
- the ilvH_2 gene encoding Putative acetolactate synthase small subunit gives rise to the protein MQSNVLSVLVHNQPGVLVRVAGMFSRRGFNIDSLTVGVTQDPDFSRITVTVRGNEAFVDQVKKQIEKLVEVVAVQILPLDHSVMRGMALLKVKAGDNRTEVLKLAEIFRANVVDISGTTVTLEITGDEGKINALAELLVPYGLLETIQTGLVALERGENTIYQYGERENYEQNVL